Within the Achromobacter spanius genome, the region CGCAACTTGATCGCCGCGGCGAACTCATTCATCTGCTGACAACGGAAGGGCTGCCCAAGCGCCACGTCGAGCGCCTGCTGGACGCTGCCCGCGCCTGTGCGGCGGCGGGCGATGCCGGTTCCCCAGCAGCCGCCCCGACGCCCCACGCGCACGCCGCGCCATGCCCCGTTTTTCTATCCCTTGACGACGACCTTGCCGACCGCGACGCCTACGCCGCGCTGGCGACCCGGCTGTCGCTCTTGCCCGTGGTGCTGGACCCGCAGGATGAGCAGCACGCGCAAAACGGGCAAAGTGCACAGCGCGCGCAACACCCACAACACGCACAACACGCGCCCGACGTGCACGTCCCGTCCGGTGCGCCAGCCGGCACCGCGCATATGGGCGACGCGCTGGCCGAGACGGTGGCGCGCTTGCAACCCGGCGTGCTGGTGCTGCGCCATGCGGCCAGCGGCGCCGCCCATTGCGCCGCCGCGCACGCCGCGCCGGGCCTGCGCGTTATCAATGCGGGTGACGGTTCGCATGCGGACCCCTTGCCCGCCCTGGCACTGATACAGGCCATGCTGCACGCCAAGCAAGACCTGACGAATCTGGCCGTGACCTTGGTGGGCGATATCCGGCATTCGCGCGTAGCGCGTTCGGTCATCCACGCCATGACGACGCTGGGCGTGCCCGAGGTGCGCGTGGTGGCGCCGCGCACGCTGCTGCCCGAAGGCCTGCCGCAGTTGGGCGTGCGCGAATGCGCGACCCTGCACGACGGGCTGCAAGCGGCCGACGTCATCATCGTGCTGCCCTTGCAGGTGGAACGCATCAGTGGCGCGCTGCTGCCGTCCGCGCGTGAATACGCCCATGCCTATGGCCTGACCCCCGCCACGCTGGCCGGCGCCAAGCCGGATGCGCTGCTCTTGCCCGGCGGCGCGCTGACCCCGGGCGTGGAAGTGGATGGCGACGTGGCCGCCGGCCTGCCGCCCGTGCAGGCGCAATTGGCCGACCTGGAACAACACCTGCGCCTGGCCGCCTTGAGCGTGCTGGCCGGAGATGCCCCATGAGGCTGCATATTGCCAATGGCCGCCTGATCGATCCCGCCAATGGGGTGGACGGGCCGCACGACCTTTTTCTGGCTGATGGCCGGGTGGCCGCGGTGGGCGCAGCGCCCGACGGCTTCCATGCCGATCGTGTGCTGGACGCAACCGGCCTGGCGGTATTGCCCGGCCTGGTGGACCTGTCCGCGCGCGTGGCACAGCCTGGCCACGCAACGGGCCTGGCGTTCGCGCCCGCCGAGTTGCGCGCGGCCTTGGCCGGCGGCGTAACTCGGCTGGTGATGCCGCCAGACGCCGCGTCGGATGACGCGCTGGACGAGCCCGGCAAGGTCGACGCCTTGACGCGCCAGATGGAAGCCGGCCAACCCCGCATCCATCCGCTGGGCGCGATGACGGTGGGTCTGGCGGGCGAGACGCTGACGGAAATGGGCCTGCTCGCGCAAGCCGGTTGCCTGGCCTATGCGCAAGGCGAGCACGGCATCGCGGACACGCGCGTGCTGTGGGGCGCGATGCGCTATGCCAGCGGGCTGGGCTACACGCTGTGGCTGCGTCCGCAGGACCCCTGGCTGGCCCAGGGCGCCGTTGCCGCCAGCGGCGCGTACGCCGAACGCCTGGGCCTGGAAGGCCTGCCACCGCAAGCCGAGACGGTGGCCCTGAACACCATCTTCGAACTGCAACGGGCCACCGGCGCGCGCGTGCACCTGACCCGCCTGTCCACCGCGCCCGGGCTGGCACTGCTGCGCGCCGCAAGGCGTGAGGGCCTGGCGGTAACGGCGGACGTGTCAGCGCACAACCTGCACCTGACCGATGTCGATATCGGTTTCTTCGACACGCACTTCCACCTGCAACCGCCGCTGCGCGGCCAGCGCGACCGCGACGCCATCCAGGCGGCGCTGGCCGAAGGGCTGGTCCAGGCGCTGTGTTCGGATCACACACCCGTGGACAAGCACGGCAAGGCGGCGCCGTTTCCCGTGTCCACCCCTGGCGCGACGGCCCTGGAACTGCTGCTGTCGCTGACCTTGAAATGGGCGCGTGACCATCGCGTGCCGCTGGCCGACGCGCTGGCTCGGGTCACGTCGGGGCCGGGTGCGGTACTCAGTGGCATAAGCAGCGGCAACAGCAGTGGCAGCAGCAGCGGCAACAGCAGTGGCACAAGCAGTGGCACAAGCAACCCCGCCGCGCAGGCCGGCCAGTTGGGCGTGGGCGCGCCCGCCGACGCCTGCCTGGTGGACCTGGATGCCGAATGGCTGGTGACCCCCACGGCGCTGCAAAGCCGCAGCCCGCATACGCCGTTCGCGGGTATGATGCTGCCCGGTCGGGTACGCGCCACCGTGGTCGGTGGCCAACTGGCCTGGGAGACCTCAGTTTGAAACTGCTGCGCTTTGTCTTACGGCTGGCCCTGGTGCTGCCTCTGATTGTGTTTGGCTTGTTTTGCGTGGGGCTGGTCTACCCCTTCATCCGCCCGCGAAGCCGGGCCTGGCTGAACCGCTCGTGGTCGCGCGCGCTGATGGCGGCCTGCGGCGTGAAGGTGACCTTCAAGGGCGACCCGCGCATGAGCGGCCCGGTATTGCTGGTGGCCAACCACGTCTCCTGGATCGATATCTTCGTCCTGAATTCCGCGCGCCCCACGTCGTTTGTGGCCAAGAGCGAGATCCGTAAATGGCCCGTGATCGGCTGGTTGGTGGCGGGCGCGGGCACGCTCTTCATCGAACGCGGCCAACGCCACGCGGTACACGCCATGGGCGAAGCCATGCAAGCCCGCTTCAAGCTGGGCGACGCGGTCGGGCTGTTTCCAGAAGGCACGACGACGGAAGGCTTCGACCTGCTTCCCTTCCACGCCAGCCTGTTCGAACCGGCGCGTTCAGCCGCCGTGGAAATCCAACCCGTGGCCTTGCGGTTCCTGCGCGACGGCAAGCGCGACGGCTTCGCGGCGTTTGTCGGCGAAGAAAGCCTGGTGGCCAATCTTTGGCGCGTGCTGGGCGCGACGGGCTTGTCCGTCGAAGTGGTGTTTCTGCCGGTGTTGGCGGCAAGGCATCCGGATGGCAGCTTGCCGACCCGGCTTGAGCTGTCGCATCAGGCGCGCGACGCGATTCTTGGTGCGCTGTAAAGCCAGGGTCTGAAACAGGAGGCTTAAGCTCGGCCTTCCCCCCCTACACCCCGCCGGAAAACTCGCAGCAGCTTTCCGCCAACTCCGCCACGCTTTCACAGAACGCCACGTCCGCGTCGCGGCGGAACATGGCGCTGTAGACCGATTGCGGCGGCGCGGTGCTGGTGCGCGCAATCACCAACTGTTTCTTGCTCACCATGTCCGCGAAATAATCGCGGGGCAGGCAACTGACGCCGAAGCCGGCGGCAGTCAAACCCGCCATGGCGATCAGGCTGTTGATCGTGAAGATATTGCTGTCCGGCGTGTGGGGCCGCAGCCACCCGTCATAGATCATGTTCAAGCCCGACTCGCGGCTTTGGCGCAGCAGCGGCAGGCGCGCGATGTCGGCGGGTGTGTAGATGCGGCTGGCGTCGATCAGGTCAGAGCTGCCCATCCAGGCGAATTCCAGCCGTTGCAGCGCGACGACTTGCAGGTTCGGTTCCGCGAATTCCCCATGCAGGAACGCCATGTCCAACTGCCCCGCCTGCAAGCGCTTGAGCAGGTCCGCGCCCAAGTCGATGTGCGGTTCCAGCGTGATGCGCGGATAGTGCGCGCGCAGCAGGCGGATCAAGGCGGGCAGCCATGTCATGGCCGTGATCTCGGTAATGCCGAAACGGAAGGTGCCGGTCAGCGTGTGCTGGCCTTTTAGCCGCACCAGCAAGCGGTCGCGATGGCCCAGCATGTCTTCGGCAAGCGCATAAACCTCGTGGCCCCGCGCGGTCAGTTCGGCGCGATGGCCCGAGCGGTCGAACAGCGCCACGTTGAAGTCCGCCTCCAGTTCCTGGATGCGCTTGGTGATGGCCGATTGGGTCGTGTGCAGCTTCTGCGCCGACGCGGAAAACGTACCCAGCCGGACGGTCCAGTACAGGGCCTCGATTTGCTTGAACGTCAGCATGCGGGGTACCGCGTCGTAGAGATGTTCATTCCGAAATTTCCGCCTAGGGCTAACCCCTATATTCCAAAAATTGATGAAGCTCGTGGAAATTTAATCCCTTTTTCTGAAAACGAAAAGCTCGCAACATGCCATCTGATTGTTCACCCGGCCAGCCTGCATCCTGAAAAAACCACAGGTTTGCCGGCGGCTACCGACCCAGGAACTGCAGATCGTCATGGCCACTATTCTTACCGGCGCCCGCCAATTGCCGGCTTCCCCCGTTGCTCCCGCCGCCATTCTTGAAGCGCTTGCCGGCATCGTCACGCCCCATCTTAGCGACAACCTGGCGCGCCGCGAGGGCATCTCCGGCCTGCACCGCTACAACGGCAGCGGCAAGCTCGTGGGCACCGCGCTGACGGTCAAGACGCGCCCGGGCGACAACCTGATGATCTACAAGGCCATGGTGCAGATCCAGCCCGGCCACGTGCTGGTGGTGGATGCGGGCGGCGACCTGTCCAACGCCGTGCTTGGCGAAATCATGAAGCGCTACCTGCAAGTGCACGGCTGCGCTGGCGTGGTGGTGGACGGAGCCATCCGCGACGTGGCGGCGTTTGAAGCCGACAGCTTCCCCTGCTATGCGCGCGGCCACATCCATCGCGGCCCCTACAAGGATGGCCCCGGCGAGGTCAACGTGCCCGTGTCGATTGGCGGGCAGGTGATCAACCCCGGCGACATCATCGTGGGCGACGAGGACGGCCTGGTCTGCTTTGCCGCATCCGACGCGGAAAGCCTGATTGCCGCCGCGCACGCGCATGCGGCCAAGGAAGAACGCATCATGGCCGAGATCGCCAAGGGCGATAAGACGCAAAGCTGGATGCAGGCCGCCTTTGCCGCCAAGGGGCTGGCATGAGCGCCGCCGACACCGCCTTCCTGGCCGAACGCGCCCGCGCCATCAAGCCATCGCCCAGCATGGCCGCCAAAACGCGCGTGGACCAGTTGCGCGCCGAGGGCCGCGACATCATCGACTTCACCGTGGGCGAACCCGACCTGCCCACACCCGCGCACATTGTGCAGGCGGGCATCGACGCACTGAACAGCGGCGACATCCGCTACACCGCGTCCGCCGGCGCCAAGCCGCTGCTGGAAGCCGTGCGCGCCAAGTTCCAGCGCGAAAACGGCCTGGACTACGGGCTGGACGAGCTGATCGTCGGCGTGGGCGCCAAGCAGTTGATCTTCACCGCGCTGGCCGCCACCGTGCAGGCCGGCGACGAAGTCATCATTCCCGCGCCGTACTGGGTGTCGTACCCGGACATGGTGCTGGTCAACGATGGCACGCCCGTGGTGCTGGCCTGCCCTGAAGCCGATGGCTTCAAGCTCACGCCACAAGGGCTGGAACAAGCCATCACGCCGCGCACGAAATGGGTGCTGCTGAATACGCCCAGCAATCCCACCGGCGCCATGTACAGCGTGGACGAACTGCGCGCCCTGGGCGAGGTGCTGGCGCGCCATCCCCACGTGTGGGTGATGACGGACGAAATCTATGAACACCTGGCTTACGGCGACGCGCGCCACGCGTCGCCCGCCACAGTGGTGCCGGCGTTGGCCGGCCGCACGCTGACGATCAATGGCGTGTCCAAGGCCTACGCCATGACCGGCTGGCGCCTGGGTTACGCGGGCGGTCCCAAGCCGCTGATCAAGGCCATGGCCACGCTGATCTCGCAAAGCACCAGCTGTGTCAGCGCCATCAGCCAAGCTGCCGCGCGCGTGGCCTTGACCGCCGACCAGCGCTGCGTCAGCGATGCCGCCGCCGTGTTCCACGCGCGCCGCGACCGCATCGTGGCCTTGCTGAACGCGGTGCCGGGCATCCGCTGCCCCGAGCCGCAGGGCGCGTTCTATGTCTATCCGTCGGTTGAAGGCCTGCTGGGCAAGCGCACGCCGGCCGGGCGCGTGCTGCAAAGCGATCTGGACGTGGTGATGTACCTGTTGGACGAGGCCGGTGTTGCCGTGCTGGACGGCGCGGCCTATGGCTTGTCGCCCTACTTGCGGCTGAGCTTCGCCACGTCGATGGAGAACATCGAAGAAGGATGCCGCCGTATCAACAGCGCCTGCGCGGCGCTGCGTTGATCGCTCTTTTTTTTGGCTGTACCCATACCTGGCAGTACCCATACCTATATTCAAGGGGAATTACCATGAAGACCACCATTGCATCTTTCGTTGCCGCCGTCGGCCTGGCCGCCACGCTGGCGCCCGCCGCGCATGCGGACACCGTGCAAGACATCAAGGCGCGCGGCAAATTCATCTGCGGCACCATGGGCACGGCCGAGCCCTTCAGCTTCCAGGACCCGAAGACCCGCGCGGTGGTCGGCTACGAAGTCGATATGTGCCAGGCCGTGGCCGACAGCCTGGGCGTGCCGCTGGAACTGAAGCTGATCGCCGTCGAGGCCCGCATTCCCGAGCTGATCGCCGGCCGCGTCGACGTGGTGGCCGCCAACCTGGGCTGGAGCCCCGACCGCGCGAAGCAGATCGACTATTCGCACCAGCATTTCGTGAGCCTGCAAAAGATCCTGGCGCGCGAGTCCGAGAAAGACGTGAACGCGCCTGCCGACCTGGCGGGCAAGCGCGTGAGCGCCGTGCGCGGATCGTCCTCGGAGCAGGGCGCGCGCAAGAACATCCCGAACGTGGATACGGTGACGTTCAAAGACCCCAGCGGCGCGTTCCTGGCGCTGCAACAGGGCAAGGT harbors:
- a CDS encoding aspartate carbamoyltransferase, which gives rise to MLNPQLDRRGELIHLLTTEGLPKRHVERLLDAARACAAAGDAGSPAAAPTPHAHAAPCPVFLSLDDDLADRDAYAALATRLSLLPVVLDPQDEQHAQNGQSAQRAQHPQHAQHAPDVHVPSGAPAGTAHMGDALAETVARLQPGVLVLRHAASGAAHCAAAHAAPGLRVINAGDGSHADPLPALALIQAMLHAKQDLTNLAVTLVGDIRHSRVARSVIHAMTTLGVPEVRVVAPRTLLPEGLPQLGVRECATLHDGLQAADVIIVLPLQVERISGALLPSAREYAHAYGLTPATLAGAKPDALLLPGGALTPGVEVDGDVAAGLPPVQAQLADLEQHLRLAALSVLAGDAP
- a CDS encoding dihydroorotase translates to MRLHIANGRLIDPANGVDGPHDLFLADGRVAAVGAAPDGFHADRVLDATGLAVLPGLVDLSARVAQPGHATGLAFAPAELRAALAGGVTRLVMPPDAASDDALDEPGKVDALTRQMEAGQPRIHPLGAMTVGLAGETLTEMGLLAQAGCLAYAQGEHGIADTRVLWGAMRYASGLGYTLWLRPQDPWLAQGAVAASGAYAERLGLEGLPPQAETVALNTIFELQRATGARVHLTRLSTAPGLALLRAARREGLAVTADVSAHNLHLTDVDIGFFDTHFHLQPPLRGQRDRDAIQAALAEGLVQALCSDHTPVDKHGKAAPFPVSTPGATALELLLSLTLKWARDHRVPLADALARVTSGPGAVLSGISSGNSSGSSSGNSSGTSSGTSNPAAQAGQLGVGAPADACLVDLDAEWLVTPTALQSRSPHTPFAGMMLPGRVRATVVGGQLAWETSV
- a CDS encoding lysophospholipid acyltransferase family protein, whose protein sequence is MKLLRFVLRLALVLPLIVFGLFCVGLVYPFIRPRSRAWLNRSWSRALMAACGVKVTFKGDPRMSGPVLLVANHVSWIDIFVLNSARPTSFVAKSEIRKWPVIGWLVAGAGTLFIERGQRHAVHAMGEAMQARFKLGDAVGLFPEGTTTEGFDLLPFHASLFEPARSAAVEIQPVALRFLRDGKRDGFAAFVGEESLVANLWRVLGATGLSVEVVFLPVLAARHPDGSLPTRLELSHQARDAILGAL
- a CDS encoding LysR family transcriptional regulator produces the protein MLTFKQIEALYWTVRLGTFSASAQKLHTTQSAITKRIQELEADFNVALFDRSGHRAELTARGHEVYALAEDMLGHRDRLLVRLKGQHTLTGTFRFGITEITAMTWLPALIRLLRAHYPRITLEPHIDLGADLLKRLQAGQLDMAFLHGEFAEPNLQVVALQRLEFAWMGSSDLIDASRIYTPADIARLPLLRQSRESGLNMIYDGWLRPHTPDSNIFTINSLIAMAGLTAAGFGVSCLPRDYFADMVSKKQLVIARTSTAPPQSVYSAMFRRDADVAFCESVAELAESCCEFSGGV
- a CDS encoding RraA family protein — its product is MATILTGARQLPASPVAPAAILEALAGIVTPHLSDNLARREGISGLHRYNGSGKLVGTALTVKTRPGDNLMIYKAMVQIQPGHVLVVDAGGDLSNAVLGEIMKRYLQVHGCAGVVVDGAIRDVAAFEADSFPCYARGHIHRGPYKDGPGEVNVPVSIGGQVINPGDIIVGDEDGLVCFAASDAESLIAAAHAHAAKEERIMAEIAKGDKTQSWMQAAFAAKGLA
- a CDS encoding aminotransferase class I/II-fold pyridoxal phosphate-dependent enzyme, with translation MSAADTAFLAERARAIKPSPSMAAKTRVDQLRAEGRDIIDFTVGEPDLPTPAHIVQAGIDALNSGDIRYTASAGAKPLLEAVRAKFQRENGLDYGLDELIVGVGAKQLIFTALAATVQAGDEVIIPAPYWVSYPDMVLVNDGTPVVLACPEADGFKLTPQGLEQAITPRTKWVLLNTPSNPTGAMYSVDELRALGEVLARHPHVWVMTDEIYEHLAYGDARHASPATVVPALAGRTLTINGVSKAYAMTGWRLGYAGGPKPLIKAMATLISQSTSCVSAISQAAARVALTADQRCVSDAAAVFHARRDRIVALLNAVPGIRCPEPQGAFYVYPSVEGLLGKRTPAGRVLQSDLDVVMYLLDEAGVAVLDGAAYGLSPYLRLSFATSMENIEEGCRRINSACAALR
- a CDS encoding ABC transporter substrate-binding protein; this translates as MKTTIASFVAAVGLAATLAPAAHADTVQDIKARGKFICGTMGTAEPFSFQDPKTRAVVGYEVDMCQAVADSLGVPLELKLIAVEARIPELIAGRVDVVAANLGWSPDRAKQIDYSHQHFVSLQKILARESEKDVNAPADLAGKRVSAVRGSSSEQGARKNIPNVDTVTFKDPSGAFLALQQGKVSGFVASEMMLVKLQQQAAGSAVPVKILQPALFVEPWGMGVRKGDTAMLNQVNKVLDGMEASGQATKLFDKWFGAGTQFNLKRDFRIEAIKG